The Hippocampus zosterae strain Florida chromosome 20, ASM2543408v3, whole genome shotgun sequence genome contains a region encoding:
- the pan3 gene encoding PAN2-PAN3 deadenylation complex subunit PAN3 isoform X1 — protein MHPSAMTRSGGGGAMNSGLPASAAPLGGAGIPNVKVKFCRYYAKDKTCFYGDECQFLHEDPSMASLSPVPLSLPGGGGTAAGYSLGGSGAGGPGTSGGGTGVPKKSEAMGLAQSSLDGSLLAIPGMEGASLSDANLTNSYFSSSFIGVNGFGSPAESKYSMMQRITTSSSSPSLLNDGAKNFSHSTHDPVNPPTSSLFSDFGALGISQRRKAPNPTASEFIPKGAPRIATMAPSSVQAFPSPLFAHPGLNSSTTAALAPGMSLSAGSSPLHSPKITPHTSPAPRRRSHTPNPVNYMVPTTAADPGAHIIQKETVGGTTYFYTDNTPAPMAGMVFPTYHIYPPTAPHVAYMQPKANAPSFFMADELRQELINRHLITMAQIDHSENADVPSEVDSYHSLFPLEALPPPNRMQKTSNFSYITSCYKAVNSKDDLPYCLRRIHGFRLVNTKCMMLVDMWKKIQHSNSVTLREVFTTKAFGDHSLVFSYDFHAGAETMFSRHFNDPAADSYFTKRKWGQHEPPPPRQHAGLLPESLIWAYIVQLSSALRTIHTAGLACRVMDPSKILITGKTRLRVNCVGVFDVLTFDNSQTNHLALMPQYQQADLVSLGKVVLALACNSLAGIQRENLQKAMELVSINYSSDLKNLILYLLTEQSRLRSVNDIMPMIGARFYTQLDASQMRNDVIEEDLAKEVQNGRLFRLLAKLGTINERPEFQKDPTWSETGDRYLLKLFRDHLFHQVTEAGTPWIDLSHIVSCLNKLDAGGPEKISLVSRDDKSVLVVTYSDLKRCFDSTFQELQAAISGSL, from the exons ATGCACCCCAGTGCGATGAC cagaagcggcggcggcggtgccaTGAACAGCGGACTCCCAGCCTCAGCTGCTCCGCTCGGGGGTGCCGGGATAcccaatgtcaaagtgaagtttTGCCGTTACTACGCGAAAGACAAAACGTGCTTCTATGGAGACGAGTGCCAGTTCCTGCACGAGGATCCGTCCATGGCTAGCCTGAGCCCCGTCCCGTTGTCTCTACCCGGGGGTGGCGGGACTGCAGCGGGATATTCCCTCGGAGGTTCCGGGGCAGGAGGCCCCGGAACCTCCGGAGGAGGAACCGGCGTGCCCAAGAAGAGTGAAGCCATGGGGCTTGCGCAGAGCTCTCTGGACGGGTCGTTGCTAGCCA TTCCAGGGATGGAGGGAGCGAGTCTGAGCGACGCCAACCTAACCAATTCCTACTTCAGCAGCAGCTTCATTGGAGTGAATGGATTTGGAAGTCCCGCAGAGTCCAAATACTCCATGATGCAG CGAATCACTACCAGCAGCAGCTCTCCCAGTCTGCTCAATGATGGTGCCAAGAATTTTAGCCACAGCACTCACG ATCCAGTCAACCCCCCGACGTCGTCGCTGTTCAGCGATTTTGGTGCTCTTGGCATTTCTCAACGGAGAAAG GCGCCCAATCCGACAGCAAGTGAGTTCATCCCTAAGGGAGCTCCACGAATAGCCACCATGGCGCCGTCTTCTGTCCAGGCCTTCCCCTCGCCTCTTTTTGCCCACCCAGGTCTTAATAGCTCCACAACCGCCGCTTTAGCTCCAG GCATGTCTTTATCGGCGGGCTCATCTCCCCTTCACTCGCCGAAAATTACGCCGCATACCTCACCCGCCCCGCGTCGCCGCAGCCACACCCCGAACCCGGTCAACTACATGGTGCCCACCACGGCGGCGGACCCGGGCGCTCACATCATCCAGAAAGAGACTGTCGGGGGGACCACGTACTTCTACACGGACAATACCCCCGCCCCGATGGCCGGCATG GTGTTTCCTACGTACCACATTTACCCCCCCACGGCACCCCACGTGGCCTACATGCAGCCCAAAGCCAACGCACCGTCCTTCTTCATGGCAGATGAACTCCGACAG GAATTAATCAACCGACACCTGATAACCATGGCGCAGATCGACCATTCGGAAAACGCAG ACGTACCCTCCGAGGTggacagctaccacagcctgtTCCCCCTGGAGGCCCTGCCGCCGCCCAACCGCATGCAAAAGACCAGCAACTTCAGTTACATCACGTCCTGCTACAAGGCGGTCAACAGCAAGGACGACCTGCCCTACTGCCTGAGGAGGATACACG GCTTCCGCCTCGTCAACACCAAGTGTATGATGCTGGTGGACATGTGGAAGAAGATTCAGCACTCCAATTCGGTCACCCTGCGGGAGGTCTTCACCACAAAGGCCTTTGGAGACCACT CTTTGGTGTTCTCCTATGACTTCCACGCAGGCGCAGAAACCATGTTCAGCCGACACTTCAACGACCCGGCAGCCGACTCGTATTTTACCAAGAGGAAGTGGG GACAACACGAGCCTCCCCCGCCGCGGCAGCACGCCGGCCTGCTGCCCGAGTCGCTGATCTGGGCCTACATTGTGCAGCTCAGTTCGGCCCTGCGAACCATCCACACGGCCGGCCTGGCGTGCCGCGTCATGGACCCCAGCAAGATCCTCATCACGGGCAAGACCAG GTTACGCGTGAACTGCGTCGGCGTCTTTGACGTCCTAACGTTTGACAACAGTCAAACCAACCATCTGGCCCTGATGCCGCAGTACCAG caAGCCGACCTGGTTTCGCTCGGCAAAGTCGTGCTGGCGCTGGCCTGCAACTCCCTGGCGGGTATTCAGAGGGAGAACCTGCAGAAGGCCATGGAGCTGGTGTCCATCAACTACTCGTCAGACCTCAAGAACCTTATACT ATATCTGCTGACGGAACAGTCCCGCCTGCGCAGCGTCAACGACATCATGCCGATGATCGGAGCCCGATTTTACACGCAACTGGACGCCTCCCAGATGAGGAACGATGTCATTGAAGAGGACTTGGCCAAG gaggtacaaaatggccgccttttCCGCCTCCTCGCGAAGTTGGGGACCATCAACGAGAGGCCCGA GTTTCAGAAGGACCCCACGTGGTCGGAAACGGGCGACCGCTACCTGCTCAAGCTTTTCCGGGACCACCTGTTTCACCAGGTGACCGAAGCCGGTACGCCGTGGATCGACCTCAGCCACATCGTTTCCTGTCTCAACAAA CTGGACGCAGGCGGTCCGGAGAAGATCAGCCTGGTGTCGCGGGACGATAAGAGCGTGCTGGTGGTCACCTACTCGGACCTGAAGCGCTGCTTCGACAGCACCTTCCAGGAGCTGCAGGCAGCCATCTCTGGCTCACTGTAG
- the pan3 gene encoding PAN2-PAN3 deadenylation complex subunit PAN3 isoform X2, whose translation MHPSAMTRSGGGGAMNSGLPASAAPLGGAGIPNVKVKFCRYYAKDKTCFYGDECQFLHEDPSMASLSPVPLSLPGGGGTAAGYSLGGTGVPKKSEAMGLAQSSLDGSLLAIPGMEGASLSDANLTNSYFSSSFIGVNGFGSPAESKYSMMQRITTSSSSPSLLNDGAKNFSHSTHDPVNPPTSSLFSDFGALGISQRRKAPNPTASEFIPKGAPRIATMAPSSVQAFPSPLFAHPGLNSSTTAALAPGMSLSAGSSPLHSPKITPHTSPAPRRRSHTPNPVNYMVPTTAADPGAHIIQKETVGGTTYFYTDNTPAPMAGMVFPTYHIYPPTAPHVAYMQPKANAPSFFMADELRQELINRHLITMAQIDHSENADVPSEVDSYHSLFPLEALPPPNRMQKTSNFSYITSCYKAVNSKDDLPYCLRRIHGFRLVNTKCMMLVDMWKKIQHSNSVTLREVFTTKAFGDHSLVFSYDFHAGAETMFSRHFNDPAADSYFTKRKWGQHEPPPPRQHAGLLPESLIWAYIVQLSSALRTIHTAGLACRVMDPSKILITGKTRLRVNCVGVFDVLTFDNSQTNHLALMPQYQQADLVSLGKVVLALACNSLAGIQRENLQKAMELVSINYSSDLKNLILYLLTEQSRLRSVNDIMPMIGARFYTQLDASQMRNDVIEEDLAKEVQNGRLFRLLAKLGTINERPEFQKDPTWSETGDRYLLKLFRDHLFHQVTEAGTPWIDLSHIVSCLNKLDAGGPEKISLVSRDDKSVLVVTYSDLKRCFDSTFQELQAAISGSL comes from the exons ATGCACCCCAGTGCGATGAC cagaagcggcggcggcggtgccaTGAACAGCGGACTCCCAGCCTCAGCTGCTCCGCTCGGGGGTGCCGGGATAcccaatgtcaaagtgaagtttTGCCGTTACTACGCGAAAGACAAAACGTGCTTCTATGGAGACGAGTGCCAGTTCCTGCACGAGGATCCGTCCATGGCTAGCCTGAGCCCCGTCCCGTTGTCTCTACCCGGGGGTGGCGGGACTGCAGCGGGATATTCCCTCGGAG GAACCGGCGTGCCCAAGAAGAGTGAAGCCATGGGGCTTGCGCAGAGCTCTCTGGACGGGTCGTTGCTAGCCA TTCCAGGGATGGAGGGAGCGAGTCTGAGCGACGCCAACCTAACCAATTCCTACTTCAGCAGCAGCTTCATTGGAGTGAATGGATTTGGAAGTCCCGCAGAGTCCAAATACTCCATGATGCAG CGAATCACTACCAGCAGCAGCTCTCCCAGTCTGCTCAATGATGGTGCCAAGAATTTTAGCCACAGCACTCACG ATCCAGTCAACCCCCCGACGTCGTCGCTGTTCAGCGATTTTGGTGCTCTTGGCATTTCTCAACGGAGAAAG GCGCCCAATCCGACAGCAAGTGAGTTCATCCCTAAGGGAGCTCCACGAATAGCCACCATGGCGCCGTCTTCTGTCCAGGCCTTCCCCTCGCCTCTTTTTGCCCACCCAGGTCTTAATAGCTCCACAACCGCCGCTTTAGCTCCAG GCATGTCTTTATCGGCGGGCTCATCTCCCCTTCACTCGCCGAAAATTACGCCGCATACCTCACCCGCCCCGCGTCGCCGCAGCCACACCCCGAACCCGGTCAACTACATGGTGCCCACCACGGCGGCGGACCCGGGCGCTCACATCATCCAGAAAGAGACTGTCGGGGGGACCACGTACTTCTACACGGACAATACCCCCGCCCCGATGGCCGGCATG GTGTTTCCTACGTACCACATTTACCCCCCCACGGCACCCCACGTGGCCTACATGCAGCCCAAAGCCAACGCACCGTCCTTCTTCATGGCAGATGAACTCCGACAG GAATTAATCAACCGACACCTGATAACCATGGCGCAGATCGACCATTCGGAAAACGCAG ACGTACCCTCCGAGGTggacagctaccacagcctgtTCCCCCTGGAGGCCCTGCCGCCGCCCAACCGCATGCAAAAGACCAGCAACTTCAGTTACATCACGTCCTGCTACAAGGCGGTCAACAGCAAGGACGACCTGCCCTACTGCCTGAGGAGGATACACG GCTTCCGCCTCGTCAACACCAAGTGTATGATGCTGGTGGACATGTGGAAGAAGATTCAGCACTCCAATTCGGTCACCCTGCGGGAGGTCTTCACCACAAAGGCCTTTGGAGACCACT CTTTGGTGTTCTCCTATGACTTCCACGCAGGCGCAGAAACCATGTTCAGCCGACACTTCAACGACCCGGCAGCCGACTCGTATTTTACCAAGAGGAAGTGGG GACAACACGAGCCTCCCCCGCCGCGGCAGCACGCCGGCCTGCTGCCCGAGTCGCTGATCTGGGCCTACATTGTGCAGCTCAGTTCGGCCCTGCGAACCATCCACACGGCCGGCCTGGCGTGCCGCGTCATGGACCCCAGCAAGATCCTCATCACGGGCAAGACCAG GTTACGCGTGAACTGCGTCGGCGTCTTTGACGTCCTAACGTTTGACAACAGTCAAACCAACCATCTGGCCCTGATGCCGCAGTACCAG caAGCCGACCTGGTTTCGCTCGGCAAAGTCGTGCTGGCGCTGGCCTGCAACTCCCTGGCGGGTATTCAGAGGGAGAACCTGCAGAAGGCCATGGAGCTGGTGTCCATCAACTACTCGTCAGACCTCAAGAACCTTATACT ATATCTGCTGACGGAACAGTCCCGCCTGCGCAGCGTCAACGACATCATGCCGATGATCGGAGCCCGATTTTACACGCAACTGGACGCCTCCCAGATGAGGAACGATGTCATTGAAGAGGACTTGGCCAAG gaggtacaaaatggccgccttttCCGCCTCCTCGCGAAGTTGGGGACCATCAACGAGAGGCCCGA GTTTCAGAAGGACCCCACGTGGTCGGAAACGGGCGACCGCTACCTGCTCAAGCTTTTCCGGGACCACCTGTTTCACCAGGTGACCGAAGCCGGTACGCCGTGGATCGACCTCAGCCACATCGTTTCCTGTCTCAACAAA CTGGACGCAGGCGGTCCGGAGAAGATCAGCCTGGTGTCGCGGGACGATAAGAGCGTGCTGGTGGTCACCTACTCGGACCTGAAGCGCTGCTTCGACAGCACCTTCCAGGAGCTGCAGGCAGCCATCTCTGGCTCACTGTAG
- the flt3 gene encoding receptor-type tyrosine-protein kinase FLT3 isoform X2: protein MFTHTLMIAGFLLLCALSVHCCEGILPEGKCTPSQAIKCFYPAHYLNASAPVSLEVGLGTKLVISLEGFHTCSPCSFRRNLHLLEPLEANFLKVLPVRSENISGEYTITCTDERSLTIALHVVTKRPTKPRLTLVHADDRKSSPHFKCMSGGFPQPILEWLGMRDKAVEEKTESTITSIGFTNKRVMCCATNSQGRECSQLYDYDIESNLVDQDEVSSVILSPGEPLLLRCRFSRWGRRKAAWEKDGLQLTPDEFPCSAKTKVRRHLQIHVNKRRHLVMTSCPSQMCSRFDSHGTTSMAYWFVDSVDAGHGGTYTCRAQDGATKSVDVSIQAEGFLRVQLDARKTLLSQEAASACLQASVFYHPVLQRCMWETPDGKVSKCDTEDWVTTHRTVKLCGGINSGEYKLHVEAGGKSRNESVSVCVVDEPKFKLGVSKDNSSIDIQTASAVPANYTWMSCFPGNESCEGHSFWKEIPGTWRVDSDVRCRKIIKSATGRELLDGHHLKFCLANSVGSWCTPPQLVYYRSSREGYRELKVGSAILVVALIIVSVVLVYTVKKKKPQYQPQLQMIQMVGPNDNDYIYINFKDFEYEQKWEFPRENLQLGKELGSGAFGMVVQATAYGIKKAGVTQQVAVKMLKEKHQQVDKEALMSELKMLTHIGHHVNIVNLLGACTGSGPIYLIFEYCCYGDLLNYLKSSSERYHKSAVDAFTRDCNWILYHNLKPGKDSTMVQEGAVDNYMRMHPAPAGSQEYASLLCSGLDNLDYGEDSSAETESSENGEPDDLQALTFDDLLSFAVQVAKGMDFLSSKNCIHRDLAARNVLVTKGRQVKIADFGLARDIDNDSNYVVRGNVRLPVKWMAPESIFQGLYTMKSDVWAYGILLWEIFSLGVTPYPGIKVDHGFYCMIERGFKMECPYYADESVYRMMCKCWALDPCNRPPFSKLVDFMSEQLTVGEENLYHTINQASSDNSNAFGILDASTFAPQE from the exons ATGTTCACGCACACACTAATGATTGCGG GTTTTCTGCTGCTGTGCGCTCTCAGCGTGCATTGCTGCGAAGGCATCTTACCCGAAGGGAAATGCACACCGAGTCAGGCG ATCAAGTGTTTCTACCCGGCGCACTACCTGAATGCATCCGCTCCGGTCTCTTTGGAGGTGGGTTTGGGTACCAAACTGGTCATCTCCTTGGAGGGCTTCCACACATGCAGCCCGTGCAGCTTCAGGAGAAATTTGCATCTCCTAGAACCATT agagGCCAATTTCCTGAAAGTCCTGCCAGTGCGTTCTGAGAATATTTCTGGGGAGTATACCATCACATGCACGGATGAGCGCTCGTTGACCATTGCTCTACATGTGGTTACGA AACGGCCCACAAAACCTCGTCTGACGCTGGTCCACGCGGACGATCGAAAGAGTTCCCCCCATTTTAAGTGCATGTCTGGGGGTTTCCCTCAGCCTATTCTGGAGTGGTTAGG AATGCGAGACAAAGCAGTCGAAGAAAAAACTGAGAGCACAATCACCAGCATTGGATTCACAAACAAACGAGTGATGTGTTGCGCGACTAACAGCCAAGGGCGTGAATGCTCCCAACTGTACGACTATG ACATAGAAAGTAACCTGGTGGATCAGGACGAGGTCTCCAGTGTGATTTTGAGTCCCGGGGAACCTCTCCTGCTTCGCTGCAGGTTCAGTCGCTGGGGGCGGCGAAAGGCAGCGTGGGAGAAAGACGGCCTGCAGTTGACACCCGACGAATTTCCGTGCTCTGCAAAAACCAAGGTGCGGCGTCATTTGCAAATTCACGTCAACAAAAGACGGCATCTTGTGATGACGTCTTGTCCTTCCCAGATGTGCAGCCGATTTGACTCGCATGGGACAACCTCGATGGCTTACTGGTTCGTTGACTCGGTGGATGCGGGCCACGGCGGCACGTACACCTGCAGGGCTCAAGATGGCGCAACCAAGTCCGTTGATGTCAGCATCCAGG CGGAAGGCTTCCTCAGGGTGCAGCTGGATGCGAGAAAAACTTTGCTGAGTCAAGAGGCAGCCAGCGCGTGTTTGCAAGCCTCCGTGTTTTACCACCCCGTGCTGCAGCGGTGCATGTGGGAGACGCCCGATGGCAAGGTGTCCAAATGTGACACGGAGGATTGGGTCACAACGCACAG GACGGTGAAGCTGTGCGGTGGAATCAATTCGGGAGAATACAAATTACACGTGGAGGCGGGCGGAAAAAGCAGAAACGAGTCCGTGTCCGTGTGTGTTGTAG ACGAACCAAAATTCAAACTCGGCGTCAGCAAGGACAACAGCAGCATCGACATCCAGACAGCCAGCGCCGTGCCGGCAAATTACACGTGGATGTCTTGTTTTCCTGGCAACGAAAG CTGCGAGGGGCACTCCTTTTGGAAAGAGATCCCCGGAACCTGGCGAGTCGACTCCGACGTAAGGTGCCGAAAGATCATCAAGAGCGCAACCGGGAGAGAGCTGCTGGATGGACACCACTTGAAATTTTGCCTGGCCAACTCAGTTGGCTCCTGGTGCACGCCCCCGCAATTGGTGTACTACCGGTCTTCCCGGGAGGGCTACAGAG AGTTGAAAGTTGGCAGCGCGATCCTGGTTGTGGCTTTGATCATCGTCAGCGTGGTGCTCGTGTATACGGTCAAGAAGAAG AAACCGCAGTATCAGCCCCAGCTGCAGATGATCCAGATGGTGGGCCCCAATGATAACGATTACATCTACATTAACTTCAAGGACTTTGAGTATGAACAGAAATGGGAGTTTCCCAGGGAGAACTTGCAATTAG GGAAAGAATTGGGCTCTGGTGCTTTTGGCATGGTGGTGCAGGCCACGGCGTACGGCATCAAGAAGGCTGGCGTGACACAGCAGGTCGCCGTCAAAATGCTTAAAG AAAAACACCAGCAAGTGGATAAAGAGGCTCTGATGTCCGAACTCAAGATGCTGACGCACATTGGCCACCACGTGAACATCGTTAACCTGCTGGGAGCATGCACTGGTTCGG GCCCCATCTATCTGATATTCGAGTACTGTTGCTACGGCGACTTGCTGAACTATCTGAAGAGCAGCAGCGAGCGCTACCACAAGTCGGCAGTGGACGCTTTCACCCGGGATTGCAACTGGATCCTCTATCACAACCTGAAGCCAGGGAAAGACTCAACCAT GGTGCAGGAGGGCGCCGTGGACAACTACATGCGGATGCACCCTGCCCCGGCCGGCAGCCAGGAGTACGCATCCCTCCTCTGTTCCGGCTTGGACAACTTGGACTATGGTGAAG ATTCATCTGCAGAGACGGAGAGCTCTGAGAACGGAGAGCCGGATGACCTGCAGGCCCTGACTTTTGATGACCTGTTGAGCTTTGCTGTCCAAGTGGCCAAAGGCATGGACTTCCTCTCCTCCAAAAAT TGTATCCATCGTGACCTCGCAGCTCGCAACGTGCTGGTGACGAAAGGCAGACAGGTGAAAATCGCCGACTTCGGATTGGCGCGGGACATCGACAACGATTCCAACTACGTCGTGAGAGGCAAC GTGCGTTTGCCCGTCAAGTGGATGGCGCCAGAGAGCATCTTCCAGGGGCTGTACACCATGAAGAGCGACGTGTGGGCGTATGGCATCCTGCTGTGGGAAATATTCTCTCTGGGTGTCACCCCGTACCCGGGGATAAAGGTGGACCACGGATTCTATTGCATGATTGAGAGGGGGTTCAAGATGGAATGTCCTTACTACGCTGACGAGTCCGT GTATAGGATGATGTGCAAGTGCTGGGCCCTGGACCCCTGCAACCGACCCCCGTTCTCCAAATTGGTGGACTTCATGTCGGAACAGCTGACGGTCGGCGAGGAGAAC CTCTACCACACCATCAACCAGGCATCGAGCGACAACAGCAATGCGTTCGGCATTTTGGACGCTTCCACTTTTGCCCCACAGGAGTAG
- the flt3 gene encoding receptor-type tyrosine-protein kinase FLT3 isoform X1: MMINFFPIRMRDKAVEEKTESTITSIGFTNKRVMCCATNSQGRECSQLYDYDIESNLVDQDEVSSVILSPGEPLLLRCRFSRWGRRKAAWEKDGLQLTPDEFPCSAKTKVRRHLQIHVNKRRHLVMTSCPSQMCSRFDSHGTTSMAYWFVDSVDAGHGGTYTCRAQDGATKSVDVSIQAEGFLRVQLDARKTLLSQEAASACLQASVFYHPVLQRCMWETPDGKVSKCDTEDWVTTHRTVKLCGGINSGEYKLHVEAGGKSRNESVSVCVVDEPKFKLGVSKDNSSIDIQTASAVPANYTWMSCFPGNESCEGHSFWKEIPGTWRVDSDVRCRKIIKSATGRELLDGHHLKFCLANSVGSWCTPPQLVYYRSSREGYRELKVGSAILVVALIIVSVVLVYTVKKKKPQYQPQLQMIQMVGPNDNDYIYINFKDFEYEQKWEFPRENLQLGKELGSGAFGMVVQATAYGIKKAGVTQQVAVKMLKEKHQQVDKEALMSELKMLTHIGHHVNIVNLLGACTGSGPIYLIFEYCCYGDLLNYLKSSSERYHKSAVDAFTRDCNWILYHNLKPGKDSTMVQEGAVDNYMRMHPAPAGSQEYASLLCSGLDNLDYGEDSSAETESSENGEPDDLQALTFDDLLSFAVQVAKGMDFLSSKNCIHRDLAARNVLVTKGRQVKIADFGLARDIDNDSNYVVRGNVRLPVKWMAPESIFQGLYTMKSDVWAYGILLWEIFSLGVTPYPGIKVDHGFYCMIERGFKMECPYYADESVYRMMCKCWALDPCNRPPFSKLVDFMSEQLTVGEENLYHTINQASSDNSNAFGILDASTFAPQE; encoded by the exons ATGATGATTAACTTTTTCCCCATCAGAATGCGAGACAAAGCAGTCGAAGAAAAAACTGAGAGCACAATCACCAGCATTGGATTCACAAACAAACGAGTGATGTGTTGCGCGACTAACAGCCAAGGGCGTGAATGCTCCCAACTGTACGACTATG ACATAGAAAGTAACCTGGTGGATCAGGACGAGGTCTCCAGTGTGATTTTGAGTCCCGGGGAACCTCTCCTGCTTCGCTGCAGGTTCAGTCGCTGGGGGCGGCGAAAGGCAGCGTGGGAGAAAGACGGCCTGCAGTTGACACCCGACGAATTTCCGTGCTCTGCAAAAACCAAGGTGCGGCGTCATTTGCAAATTCACGTCAACAAAAGACGGCATCTTGTGATGACGTCTTGTCCTTCCCAGATGTGCAGCCGATTTGACTCGCATGGGACAACCTCGATGGCTTACTGGTTCGTTGACTCGGTGGATGCGGGCCACGGCGGCACGTACACCTGCAGGGCTCAAGATGGCGCAACCAAGTCCGTTGATGTCAGCATCCAGG CGGAAGGCTTCCTCAGGGTGCAGCTGGATGCGAGAAAAACTTTGCTGAGTCAAGAGGCAGCCAGCGCGTGTTTGCAAGCCTCCGTGTTTTACCACCCCGTGCTGCAGCGGTGCATGTGGGAGACGCCCGATGGCAAGGTGTCCAAATGTGACACGGAGGATTGGGTCACAACGCACAG GACGGTGAAGCTGTGCGGTGGAATCAATTCGGGAGAATACAAATTACACGTGGAGGCGGGCGGAAAAAGCAGAAACGAGTCCGTGTCCGTGTGTGTTGTAG ACGAACCAAAATTCAAACTCGGCGTCAGCAAGGACAACAGCAGCATCGACATCCAGACAGCCAGCGCCGTGCCGGCAAATTACACGTGGATGTCTTGTTTTCCTGGCAACGAAAG CTGCGAGGGGCACTCCTTTTGGAAAGAGATCCCCGGAACCTGGCGAGTCGACTCCGACGTAAGGTGCCGAAAGATCATCAAGAGCGCAACCGGGAGAGAGCTGCTGGATGGACACCACTTGAAATTTTGCCTGGCCAACTCAGTTGGCTCCTGGTGCACGCCCCCGCAATTGGTGTACTACCGGTCTTCCCGGGAGGGCTACAGAG AGTTGAAAGTTGGCAGCGCGATCCTGGTTGTGGCTTTGATCATCGTCAGCGTGGTGCTCGTGTATACGGTCAAGAAGAAG AAACCGCAGTATCAGCCCCAGCTGCAGATGATCCAGATGGTGGGCCCCAATGATAACGATTACATCTACATTAACTTCAAGGACTTTGAGTATGAACAGAAATGGGAGTTTCCCAGGGAGAACTTGCAATTAG GGAAAGAATTGGGCTCTGGTGCTTTTGGCATGGTGGTGCAGGCCACGGCGTACGGCATCAAGAAGGCTGGCGTGACACAGCAGGTCGCCGTCAAAATGCTTAAAG AAAAACACCAGCAAGTGGATAAAGAGGCTCTGATGTCCGAACTCAAGATGCTGACGCACATTGGCCACCACGTGAACATCGTTAACCTGCTGGGAGCATGCACTGGTTCGG GCCCCATCTATCTGATATTCGAGTACTGTTGCTACGGCGACTTGCTGAACTATCTGAAGAGCAGCAGCGAGCGCTACCACAAGTCGGCAGTGGACGCTTTCACCCGGGATTGCAACTGGATCCTCTATCACAACCTGAAGCCAGGGAAAGACTCAACCAT GGTGCAGGAGGGCGCCGTGGACAACTACATGCGGATGCACCCTGCCCCGGCCGGCAGCCAGGAGTACGCATCCCTCCTCTGTTCCGGCTTGGACAACTTGGACTATGGTGAAG ATTCATCTGCAGAGACGGAGAGCTCTGAGAACGGAGAGCCGGATGACCTGCAGGCCCTGACTTTTGATGACCTGTTGAGCTTTGCTGTCCAAGTGGCCAAAGGCATGGACTTCCTCTCCTCCAAAAAT TGTATCCATCGTGACCTCGCAGCTCGCAACGTGCTGGTGACGAAAGGCAGACAGGTGAAAATCGCCGACTTCGGATTGGCGCGGGACATCGACAACGATTCCAACTACGTCGTGAGAGGCAAC GTGCGTTTGCCCGTCAAGTGGATGGCGCCAGAGAGCATCTTCCAGGGGCTGTACACCATGAAGAGCGACGTGTGGGCGTATGGCATCCTGCTGTGGGAAATATTCTCTCTGGGTGTCACCCCGTACCCGGGGATAAAGGTGGACCACGGATTCTATTGCATGATTGAGAGGGGGTTCAAGATGGAATGTCCTTACTACGCTGACGAGTCCGT GTATAGGATGATGTGCAAGTGCTGGGCCCTGGACCCCTGCAACCGACCCCCGTTCTCCAAATTGGTGGACTTCATGTCGGAACAGCTGACGGTCGGCGAGGAGAAC CTCTACCACACCATCAACCAGGCATCGAGCGACAACAGCAATGCGTTCGGCATTTTGGACGCTTCCACTTTTGCCCCACAGGAGTAG